AGGATGAACCGCTATCATAGCATAGAAGAGGCTAATAATGTGATCAGAAGTTTCAGGGAAAGGTTTGATGACCTGACACTTTTCACGGATATTATAGTGGGCTATCCGGACGAGAGTGAAGAGGATTTGCTGAAGACCCGGCAGTGGATCGAAGAATTCAGGCCGGATAAGGTGAATATTTCAAGATACACTCCCCGCCCTCTTACAAAAGCCCTGGAGTACCGTCAGATTGACTCCCGTATCATTGTCAGCAGGTCCAACGAACTCCATGAGTTGTGCGAGAAGATAAAGCTTGATACCAAGAATTCCATGATCGGCCGGGAGTTCACCGTTTTTCTCTCCAAGGAGGCAAAACAGCAGGGTATGATGGCACGTACGGCTTCCTATCTTCCTGTGGTCATTCCCGAATGCAGCCCGGATTCCGGTGCTTCTCCCGGAACTTTTTGCAGGGTCAGTATATATGATGCTACGCCCGGATATTTCCTGGGCAATATCATAAGCTGATGAGAATCGGTCTCTTAAATCTTTTATATCTTTGATCGATTTTGCTGCTGAACTTTATCAATGATCTTCTTATCGTAAAGTTTGACAATATCACTTCTGGTTATTATCCCCAGAAGTTTTGTCTCGTCATTCCTTGATACCACAGGTAATCTTCCTATATCCTTTGCGGCAAGACGCCTTAAGACTGTATTGAGCGTCTCGTCGGGGTAAGCTACTTCCACTTCTCTGCTTGCTATTTCACAGATGCTCTTTTCAAATTCGTCTTTCTTTACCTTGTCTCTGAGATCTTTGAGGGTAACAATACCGCATAACCTGCCATTGGGGTCAAGTACCGGAAATCCGGCATGTCGGCTCGATTGCATCAGGGCTATAAGGGCGGTCACCTTCTTGTTCTCGGAAACTGTCTGGACATTATGTTTCATGGCATCCCTGACAAGCAGTGATTCCATAATGTCGACCTCTTTACCTTTGCGTATGATGAAACCACGTTTGCGCAGTCCTTCTGTGAATATCGATTCAGGGTTCAATGCGCTTGAGACAAGATTACTGACAACGCATGCAAACATGATGGGTAGTATCAGGTTGTAATCGCGCGTCAGTTCGAAAAGGATCAGTATTGCGGCAAGAGGTGCATGGCTTGTGCCTGCCAGGACCGCCCCCATACCTGCAAGGGCATAGGCACCTGATTGTGCTGTTACTTCCGGGAATATCCCATGTGCTATGGTGCCGTATGCTCCGCCCAGCATGGCACCTGTAAAGAGTGCAGGCACAATCGACCCTCCCGATCCTCCGGACCCCAGTGTCAGCGAGAATGCAATAATTTTCAGAAAAATCAACACGATCATGAGGCTAAGTGCCAGCTCGTTTGCAAGTGCGTCTGTTATTACATCATATCCGACACCGAATACCTGCGGGTAGAAGTACCCGATCATTCCTACAAAGAAACCACCAATTGCTGGTTTCAATACGGGATGAACCTTCAGGGACTGAAAAAGATCGTGTGTTGAAT
The window above is part of the Methanolobus zinderi genome. Proteins encoded here:
- a CDS encoding chloride channel protein gives rise to the protein MDLISGKIKENIYQWLQNESVISNSLALLVGTLTGLAIVLYDHVLEGSEELFFGSFYGLPRYYVILIPAIGGLVVGILVHFFTSTRRYDIEEVIEATTLRGGRISARNAFLEVLASVISIGSGGSVGKEAPVVLAGSGLGSSLARALNIYGNRVKILLGCGAAGGIAAAFNAPLAGVVFVVEVILGELEASTFIPIVISSVFATLVANTIFGVRIIHASNYELVSPFYESVLYLGLGICAGIVAVLLMRSLNSTHDLFQSLKVHPVLKPAIGGFFVGMIGYFYPQVFGVGYDVITDALANELALSLMIVLIFLKIIAFSLTLGSGGSGGSIVPALFTGAMLGGAYGTIAHGIFPEVTAQSGAYALAGMGAVLAGTSHAPLAAILILFELTRDYNLILPIMFACVVSNLVSSALNPESIFTEGLRKRGFIIRKGKEVDIMESLLVRDAMKHNVQTVSENKKVTALIALMQSSRHAGFPVLDPNGRLCGIVTLKDLRDKVKKDEFEKSICEIASREVEVAYPDETLNTVLRRLAAKDIGRLPVVSRNDETKLLGIITRSDIVKLYDKKIIDKVQQQNRSKI